The Salvelinus sp. IW2-2015 unplaced genomic scaffold, ASM291031v2 Un_scaffold86, whole genome shotgun sequence nucleotide sequence gcctagacagcttccctggggaatgcctgattctacctggattatgttggagaggcttccattaaagaacactctctgtgttctgttagacaggtaacttatccataatatagcagggggtgtaaagccataacatatatgtttttccagcagcagactatgattgataatatMAAAATCCCCACTGAagtcaaacaaaattcgacaatCTTTTAATAATCAATTTCTCTcggccaatcatcagtaatttgaaGTGCCATgcatgttgaatgcccttccccataagcgtgctgaaagtatttgattttaGAAAAAGTATTGACTGTTTGCACCGAACAATCAATTTCAATAATGATTGGTCGGCTAGTTGAGCCAGTAAAgcgggctttactattcttgggtagtggaatgacttttgcttcgcTCCATGCCTGAGGGGACACACATTCTTGttggcttagattgaagatatggcaaataggagaggcaatatcatccgctattatcctcaataAATGTCCATCCAAGCTGTCAGACCCAGGAGTCTCGTCATTGTttatagacaacaataattttttcacctcacttttcaaaattacaatgcctgttgttcataatttggtcagttatacttttgtgtatagtcggcatttgttgctggcatgtcatgcctaaatttgctaatcttgtcaaTTAAAAAATCATTGAAgttgttggcaatatcagtgggttggTGATAAATGacccatctgattcaatgaacgagtttgcctttttgcccaaaattgaATTGAAGGTGCTTCAAAGCTTATTACTATCAGTCTTTATATCATTtaactttgtttcatagtatagaggggttaaatggaaactgaaatctgaacactgactgtaggtctataacctctcacatggtctaaatattaactcctgcagaattaagcaatTCTTGCAGTAgaattatacaccaaatgtaMATTTTgactcgggaacaggagtggagagaaTGCTAATGCRCATTTAGGAACAGTGGCCACGTCCCATACAGGCTGTTTGAGTATGAAAAAGTTTAATAGCATGTGACATTTCAATGCCCAGATGCCATACTAATTGCGGCTTTGACAACAGCTGCTCAATTTAATATGGGGATGTGCTACTGAAATCAATGAATAGTAGGAAACAACGCAATCGTGCATGACACATTATCAGTATGcaaaaatataatgttttatagtatgtgaattTTCGAAACTCTAAtatggtttaaatgccaggatgttatacttagaattcgatgcacacttttccacaatgcattggaagaggtggCTGCGAGTGATAGGCCCTAGTTCTCTTCAAGtagccaaacaacaaaactaggctacttaattGTGAAGATGCCGAATAGCGAAGCGTCTGcggtggtgttcaaatgtaggctaagtagtttttgttctccttaaaatgATCACGAGTATTGCATCGTAGGTTACATCTtagaaaacagattttttattattttttacccaaAGTGTATTTCTGCtttctcattgaaaagtgttTCTTGTTCTCTTGGCCTTCGTCATAGCTTTTAAACTAAATATTAAACCATATTTTTACATCTGAATGTGTCTGCACTGGGGACTCGGGATGTAGCTCgttattgatgtcatgttaatcaggccttttgatttgaacatatggattgttttagttttgttgGCTAGGCTacatatttcattatttcatttaatgatcaagccttagcagttattctgatctcgttcccaatgatcagtgctttagtttattatgttgctgtcAAGCGGTTCTGAATTTGTGATGCCCGACTGTCCACGTTTTCATGTGCaatagccttttgatttgaacatttgaaaagttttggTGTGTTTACTAGGCTATTTGATGTAATGTAtatatgttacagcactttggtttcactaataaatatgttgaaatggaaccaaatgatctgtttctgtcttcagtccTTTTTAAATAGGATAGATGGGCTATAGGCTGCGGTATAGGTCAAATGTGATAGTttgcctataaccagcctgagtaggcctataacagtttggCCGGtatagtccgtcattgtaaataagaatttgttcttaactaacttgcctagttaataaaggatACATTTWWAAAAAATctgcatcataaaagctgatagtatttcaaccacataaaatatgcatccaagctgaacttaaatcttatcagaaacgtattgggtcattttcacagcattctatttccttacaactggtcaaactgatataattttatttttattttttatttcacctttatttaaccaggtaggctagttgagaacaagttctcatttgcaactgcgacctggccaagataaagcatagcagtgtgaacagacaacacagagttacacatggagtaaacaataaacaagtcaaaacatggtagaaaaaaaagagaatctatatacaatgtgtgcaaaaggcatgaggtaggcaataaatcgaataattacaatttagcagattaacactggagtgataaatcatcataATTAGGAAACTTTGCACAGAAAACATTtcccatatttattttttttgcattttctccccggtccctaatgTCTTTGCTACGCGAAAGATGCAGAGATGAAAGAAAGAACTTTACCGACATTATTCTgctgagcaagggtttatttagtcttctagggcaacatatactgacagaagagaagctacatgtatctaattatagacaagttaaCTAACAaacagcctaccaaaatgtcggaaattataagcaggAACATATATAAATTAGGCAAAAAATCCTGCACACCCTGTAAAAAAAATCATTCCGCTCTCTCTGACTGTTGCCTACAGCACATGTTCAATATTTGCGTGTTAGGGTCGGGTGCACATATAGTCGTTATTTGTgtgatgggttattagcaattgcgggagggtgtgggtgaacaaacagctgaacCACGCActtatgtgtgtttatttgtatcaacAACTTCAAGATctagtttggttttaaataaagTATCAGTGAGAGTGGATGAGTCTCTCTTCCAGCCTCTATCTCGTCAGAAGCACTAGCTTGACAACACTTCCAGtcctgttcctctgtctgtgtctctgtgtgacacACTCAGTCAAAAGCAAACTTAAATATAGCCAAGAGGAATTATGAGAGTCCATGCATAAATCCCAGGATGCCTTCTGCACAGGCTTGAGGTAGAAGTTGTCCTTCACCAAAGATCTACGACCAGATTACACTAGCCcccttcctaaccttaaccaatcgAGGATGAGACAAGATCTGATATGGGGGGGGATGGGCAACATCTTCTACACTCCACAGTGCAAGTATCCCAGCAGCCTCTCTGTCAGGGCAGGATCCTCCATCCTGAATCCTCCGACAGTTCTGGTGATTGATAATAGGAGAGGACACTTCCCTTCTATAAGACACACTCCTCTGGGCTGACTGAGGTTTTCAGATGTTGTCAGCAGaacttcttccttcctccctccctctgctcggCAGGCTGTCATAATACTGCTGTGCTGTCAGAATGGACCGTCAGCCCAGCCAAGCCGCTGAGTTAGGTCCTCCATCACGACACATACTGTGGTGTACACTCACGCGTAGGCTACATACCACTGGAATGCACATTGCACACATTCACTCCCTCACCCCCACACACATACTGAAGCTAGTGTGCTTCCACGTTAACTCCAACTTAACCATGAGCTGTTCACCCAGATCAGCCAATGTCCGTATCTACTCTAGTGCTGCTGCTCAGCCCCCTGTTTCCTCTAACTGGCTGCTGCAGCTGATAAGAATATGACAGACTGAACTCTTCCTGAACTGGGATCTTTAGCCAGGAAGCAAGGCAGGAAAAGGGGGTTTAAGGATAAGAGAAGAGCAATCGTCTACAGTAAACATCTAACTTTCGTAACTCCTTAACCCCTTACaatcgtgggaattggcctatatggataggggtagattgaaatgtttcttacagactAAATATTAAATTCATATGCATAACAATGGTAGCAATTGAACGTGAACAGTTTGAAGATAATGtgaaaattattagaccaaaggtgagtgCACatcagttcacctgacacaacactgaatccaaacattacacagttgatttgatgtgcattttaaatttactgtactttttgccgcatttgttgataataCTCTAGATACATCCAGTAACATGATTagactattcctggaaaatgtgcaGTAAGTATTCTTACTCCTgacaaaatctgccattttcaacccgtatatgggtacgagtgtaaagggctacagtCAGCAACTTCAGTAAGTGTGTCAGGGTTCCATGCCCAGCTAGCAAATAACGTTTTGAGAACCATATTTTTCTTATAGCTTGGTGAAAGCCTAGTTGTCCAATGATTATTTGCATACAAACTTCCTACAaagttctgggaatggtgcaagatagttgcttggctttggaacattcagcacatttaaggaacttgacaaaataacaattttcttggtatttcattactttaacagaacgtttcatAAAATGTGAAACATGGTtaaattgaattacatttttggtaatgttctagggacgttctccaactggtttgacattgggaatgttctcaaataattcAGAGAAGgtaaagaaacaatgttcttctgtgggaatttcagttcttcagcataatgttttctacaggtttcctcatgattCTAATTAATTCATTAAAGTAATGATCTCAGAACGTTGAGAGAATATTAAGAAACAACATTATTCTGCGGGAATTTCAGTgcttcagcataatgttttctgcaggtttcaGCATGGTTCTACTTAAAGTCATGCTCTCAGAACATtaacaaaactttccataaaaaccacaagaaaacattagtaacgttcaaagaatgttcaaagaatgtttaaaaaaatatatactttctaTTCTCAGCAtaaacaaaactctctctatcctctatcttgttaattAAGTGTGTTCAGGAATGTTGGCTGctcccactaattggccacacctgatcttaatgagtgcttgcttcctttgaaatggggtctgttgaATAGACTCAAATTAACAGCTTTGTATGTGTAAAAaaatggcatgctagctccatcctggtggcgcagtggactaattccatggagagagaacagtagaTCACAGGTTGGAATCTCACTGACGCCGTGCCACAATAAAgaagaaatgtgtttgcattattattataatgcctaagcaaattaatttTCATTAGTCCTATATGcacttggagttcaaaacagttaacccaaaTTAAGCTGGCAGTTATTAAAAGTCTcaattgaaacattcagtgaatgttttaaggaagttattcaaaaacctcaaaaTAAACTATTATTCACTCACAACGTTAAtaaaaacctcccaggaaaatgttcagggaaccatagtacaAAGttttcagaacctccctgcaaccttaAAATTAACATTCCCAGAAAAGGCTACATTTCACTTCCATTCTCAGACCATTCTCAAAAGCATTCTGATTTACTGGTCAGGAAACGTATTGCTTCATTCCAAGAACcaatggaaaaccaaaaacatacgttcccacaacttccaaggaaccaaatgtgctagctgggtgccCTCATTGATATAAAAAGAGGATGAAAAACATGGCATAGACACACAGCCAATTCATCTCTCTCTAACATCATAGCGTCTAGCCAAGAAATCAAGATGGGATATTGAGAGGTTTTATAGTTGTGATGATCAACAGTTGATATGAATTATTAATCTCACTCATGCATATCCAATCTGATTTGCTTTAGATTCATTTACTTTTAATTAAAACCTGCCCAACTTTCAATTAAATCTCTAAGAAAAGATTTAAATTAACTCTAATCTCAGGATTCTTGACCATAAAACATTAAACTAATGATATCCAGGAAACTTTCTTCAAAAGTAACCTGATGTGACCTCTTCCTAGTTGTTAGGGAGTGTTGAGATGTTAATGTAAAACAATCTAAGAAAGGCCATTCCCCCTTCCACCTTTTGTCTCCGATTGATCCCAAGGATACTTACGACTTGTCTCTCCGGTGGATGTGGCGTCTTTGGGGGCTGCTCTGTCGgcggtggggggagagagacttGCCTCTGGTCCGTTCTTTGATGGGAGACTGGGCACTCGATGACTTCAGGATCTGAGATAAAACAACAGAATAAGACTTAGGAATCTAATGTATAAGATCCGGTTTGAGCTGCAGTTTCTTTACTGCACTAATAAGTGTTGTTGGTTTTGTTTAAAGCTGCAAGCTACAGGAGGAGTTGCTTTAAAAAACATCAATTAGCAGACATGTTCACCATTCAGTGCCATGGGGCTGGGGAAATGAAAAGTTCCACTTCAATAAAGAGAGCAGTTGAAGAAGTTAACTTTTAATGACACAGTGGGATCTCAGGGACATAGTGAGTAAAGGCGCCATCTATGAATCAAtgtagggagaagaggagagaggatgacgACACTGTGAGGAGTGGAGAGACTTTGGAGAGGAGAGCCGAGAGTGTCTCTCTTCATTAGTAAAAACACTAACAGACAGTAATGAAGACAGCCTCCCAGGCAGTGCCCTCATTAACGTGATGATACCCCATTAACCCAATCAGCCCACTAGTCAACTCTCTCTGCAAACTCAATTACCCACGGGGCTCACACCGGCACATATAGGCCGTttttaggcacacacacaggcaaaaacacacaggcacacatgcacacatgcatgcaagcacacacacacacactacaggcaCTGAAAGAGAGACTAACATATTACTAACATCCACTGTTTGGTTAGCAGAATTCGAGTTTCAGGGTCACCCTGTCCTGTTAGAAACCTAATGAGAGCTCACTGCTGACGGACAGTCCGGAGGAGACTGGAGAAGAATTATGAAAAGGATTTCCTGGAATGAACAAACAGGAAGCAGCTCATATTCCATGCTCTAGAAACCACATGCAGCTGAGAGCATAGGCAGGATGTTAGTCATACGATTGGTGATAGACATAAGGATGTGTGTTGTAGTGGGGGAGGGTTAAAGGACAGACAGTGCTCTGCTATATTGTATAAAATGCAAgctttctgtctgtgttgtgcatAGAAGACACACTAGATGAATTTCCCGAATAGCCTTTGAGGATTATCACTGTAAAATTATTCCTAGATTGATTCCTTCAAATGAGAAAAGTGTTTTTACACTAATGTCCCTATTACTAGTTCTAAAAAGGAAAAGGGTCGTAGGTGAGTTCTTCAGCATCCAGaaatatctatatatacactgaCACATTTTCGGTATGTACGTGAACTATGCACAGCTGACGAGAGGTCAAATACAGAGGTTAAGGCTGTTTCTCCAGCGCTGGGCAGCTGGGAACACATGACCTACATTTACTGTTGCTGTGATAGTCAGACGCACCATCTTACTACCATCCCCCACCAACCACCACGCTACAGCTGAGTCAGATAAATCTGGGAGATGTGGTCCAACCAGCcagcttctctgtcttctctctctctctctctctctctctctctctctctctctctctctctctctctctctctcccctctctctctctctctctctctctctctctctctcttccactgagGGGAACTCTGGCCTTAATTATCCCTGACGGTTCATATTACACCCATCGCCCCTCCGTGGTAGCCGCCCTGGTTTCAGACGGGGAACAAAGGGGGAATTCCATGACATGATGCCGTTCCAGACGGAGGCCAAGCCAAAGCAACACAAACGAGTTGAACGCTCCTTCAGGGATGACCTCGGATCAGTCGACTAGAGAGCGTATCTATTGTGTTGAACATTTTCAACCTAACAGAGTTCAagggtacagtatactgtaccctAAAATTCAGAGTATTTTTCAAAGGTGAAATATAGTATTTGGGCATCCACAGGGTTACATACAGTGTTGTAGATACTAAACGGGGGAAATGTATGAAAGGAGGGCAGTGAGGCGTCAAGTAATCAAGTTTGACACATATGACCTCTCATGTCTGCCTAGAGGAGAAAAATGTGAGAAAGTAGGACAACAACATGTCACCTTCATCCTCATGTCTCGGCCATGTTTCTCCAGCTCcttcctcatgtcctctctccctAGGCGGGCGGCGTTGAGCACCAGGTACTTCCACTCGATGGGCTGGAAGACGTGCGGGTCGTGGGGCACGTACAGGCCGATCTTCACCTTCTTCAGCGTGTGCTGGTAGCGGCGGTACGAGTCCTCGAACTCCATCACCAGCTCGCTGAGCGTGCGGAAGGTCAGGGCCTTGTCCATGAGGTCTTGGCGGCGGCTCATGCCCAGCGTACCATAGCGTCCGTTGCAGTAGACGCCCAGCACCACGTGGTGGAAGTGGTTCCCTGAGAACTGGGTCTTGAAGCTGATGGGGAACCGCTCCACCGACGTCAGCCCGTTGGTCAGGTATCTGGGGTGACCATGGTCAAGGACGTTAACTGGCATCATTAGCAACAACAACAGTTTCGGGGAATTTAATCCTGTCTACTAAATGGTTGTAATTATATACACAGGAAGAGAAagcgagcgagtgagagagaaaaaagaaagaaagaaatttaTAAGAAGGTCAAAGCAAAAGCATCATGGTTGAAGGGGCTAGCATCAGTAGCATAACCAACAACTACTTTCCAGAGATTTAATACTCCCTAATAGTCTCCTGAATGGTGATCACTTGATGTTtacgagagagggaaagagagagagagagaaggacgtaTCCAAGCCAGTGTTAAGCCCACTCACAAATTCATTATATTATTTTCCATTAACTCATTAGCTAACTGGCATTGGCTGTTTKATTAATGGAGTAGCAGATTTAGTAAGAATGGCTTGTCTTTGAACCCAAACACAGCCACACTCACGATATCTCTAAATCAAATCAGCTAATGGAGGGAGTGAATGAGAGGGCTTGGAGCTGAGAGGTGTAACAGTCATTGCTTCAGTTTCATTACAGCAGACAGACTGTAGTACATCTCTGCACATCATAGGATGGGATACTATCACAAAACAGATACATTTCTTTCAAATGAAATTTGAGGATACATTATATGCATATTTCATTCGAAAGTAGCCAGACACTCAAAGACTGTTTTTCCTAAAAGTCCCAGGAATAAATAGCTGTGGTGTCCCAACGTGGCATCTAGTGTCTCACACAATGCACATCAGGCTAGCCTCTCCCTGGGGCCTATACTCTGTATGTGGCTCCCCAGAACTCTTATGTAACTGGCCTGTGGATCCACTGCAGCGTGGCTGTGCGGCACACGATGCGGCAGATTTGACAAATCTGGCCTGCccaggagagaggagggcggaGGGGGATACGGCAAGCTTGGAGATGGGTTATCTGGGACTGTCCAGGTCCCGAGGCAGTAGAGGCACTATAGTGACACACACAAGAATATGAAACTCCACGGTGTGTGTCAGTGACCTAATGACCAGTAAAAAGCAACTGACTGGCCTGAGAAAGGGTCAATCAGATCAGAGTTTGACCCACTACCAACCATTAGCCTCAGCAGTACTCTGTGATAATGACCTCATCATCATCCAGACATATATTATGCATCTATGATCAATGATCCACTCATCCGTATCATCATCAGTAAT carries:
- the LOC112068144 gene encoding tubulinyl-Tyr carboxypeptidase 2-like isoform X3; translation: MTGPNATSTCSSAAKMGRHRSKSTSGSTYCNSSPGAESATLSTPNNAGRSSGEEDEKDGGVLFYVNRTGFPIEGVTWERMWTHVAKVHPDGQDMVSKIRNAAYLPKHPVPSVPNFKPSMSVPAWLLAIQNYMKTLQYLTNGLTSVERFPISFKTQFSGNHFHHVVLGVYCNGRYGTLGMSRRQDLMDKALTFRTLSELVMEFEDSYRRYQHTLKKVKIGLYVPHDPHVFQPIEWKYLVLNAARLGREDMRKELEKHGRDMRMKILKSSSAQSPIKERTRGKSLSPHRRQSSPQRRHIHRRDKSPAALDRKPAELSTLNDGYQIRI